The Buteo buteo chromosome 23, bButBut1.hap1.1, whole genome shotgun sequence genome contains the following window.
ATTTTGGCCCATCGGCACCGACATGCCGGTTGCATTTGTTGGCGTCACAAAAATGATGAACTTGAAGCTCCGTCAGTGCCTAGGCTATAGAGTTTTTAGGATGCGAAGGTCCGGTGCCTGTGGCACATGCCCAGGGCATGGGGGGCTGGAGACCTCCTGCCCGTGGGGGTGGGCGCAGGGTCCGGTGCTGGGGCCACAGGGCAGcgggtgggagaaggagggagcggggctgcgCACGGGGGCTTATCCTGCCTGCGAGGCGGTTTGGTAAGTCAGGGGTTTGCAGTGGGCTGTGACCCCTGTGCTGTGAACCGGGCTGAGGGCGACTTGGGGTCCTGTGGGTCCCAGTGGGGTGCCCAGGGGCTTAGGGGCAGCTCTGGGACCAGGCTTAAACCTCTCGAGCGGGGCACCTAAATCTTTCCAGAGAGGCAGGTGCCCAGTCAGGCCGGATCCAGGCCAGGTTTTCCTCGTTCTTTCTCCTCTCCGATGTAGGCAGGAGAGAGCTGCTACCTGCCtgacatgctgctgctgctcaaagCCGCCTCCAGCAAGCCCTGCTCGCCTGGGACGGGCGGGAGGGCGAAGAGCGTGGCCAGCGCAAGCCGGGCACATGCCACGCACTGGGATCCGGGGAAAAGCCTCGGTGCGCACGCTGCATCCTCCCAGGGCTCCCGCTGCATCCTCCCACGGCGGCGTCCCGGTGCGCGCACGCTGCGTTCACGGCACCCTCCCGGTGCACCCTCCCGGTGCACAGCCTGCGCCCTCCCCAGAGCCGCTGCATTCCCCAGCCTGTGAGCTAGGGCAGAGGTGGGAGCTGGCAGGACTGCAGACAccccatggaggggggggggaccgAGTCCCCCATCCTTCCCACGGCAGGAGGGCTCTCCTCCTTCACCCCAGGGTGCTCAGCTGCCATTTCGGGAAAGCTGGAAAGAGCCGAGTTGGTTTTCTTGGAAGGTCTGGAAGGATGCAGGGCTGCGGGTGTGCAGGGAGGTGTCACGCTCACCGGGGTGTGATGGGAGACACGGGGGTtcagggcagggggggacacagggtggggtgctggggtgctgcaTCGGGGCTCAGCAGTGCCAGAAAACCCCCTGTCTGCGGGTTTGGGTGGCCCACTGGGGAGCCACCCTGGTCACCGAAGCTGGGCGCTTGGCTGCTGCCACCCGCAATGGTGGGAGCTTGCGAATTACAGCAAATTattcagcccccccccccatctaaGCTGGCAGGTAGCCCTGCGCCAGGGTcacccctgcctgcacagcacGGTCCCGGGCAGGCAGCACCGCAGAACCGAGTCGTGGGGTGAGGATGCTCCGGGCTGGCCCCTCGCAGCCCCTCGCCACCCCGCAGGGACCCagccggggcgcggggggggccACACGAGAAATCCCCACCCACGGTCTTGCCAAAACCACCCACTGCAGCCAGGCCCAAGGTGCTTTCCCGTGGGCTGGGTGCTGCCATGCTGGGGCCGGCGTGGTTCGGTTCGCCGGGGAGGGATGCGCGGGTGGGATGCGTGGCCGTGGCGCAGGCTCCCTGCTCGGGCTGGCTCCCCGAACAGCGCGCTGCCACgctgctcttcagcagctcCGTTCATATCATCGAATTTTAATTTAGTTAGTTGAGTTCTTTAAACAGTGTGAACTTGCTAAGTGCTTTGCATATTTTATACTCATGAGTAACATTTATCAACCAGAAAGTACAATTAATCAAAGAGGGGAGCTTTTGTAACTCAGAGCAGTTTGtattctccctctttctccctgcCGTGCGCTTTCCTCCGtgtctccctcctcttcctcctcttcttcctcttcctcctcttcctccctgctgtCCCGCACTGGCcacagagccaggacagcttCACTGTgcactacacacacacacacacatacgtatgtgctctctctctccctcttccccccaccatACCATGTACaccatacatacatatataaaaaatatgggttttatatatatgtttgtgcatgtgcatatatatgcatatgtccATGTGCATATATCTATATCCATATACCTCTGTCTGTTGtgtaaatatatgtgtatatatgtatggtGTATATGGTATGCTGTATACATACACGTATGTATTTATATAAGCATTAATGGTCCATTTACactgtatatgtgtgtataaacaCACACTTATACACAGTTATACTCACAATATTATACACAGCTCATagaatttttatataaatatatactctATTATCTATTACCTAGTGTATAGCATACAGTTATAGTATATCGCATATATTACACTACGtataataaacacattttagatattttgggctgctgggggggtttCAGCAGTGTTGATGGTGATGCTTCAGCCTCCCAGCGAGAGCCAGTGGCTGAGGGAGTGAGGTGGGATGGATGGTCCCAGCCCCTAGCCACGCTGGGTAGCCACTGGGCCAGCAGAAGTGCCCAACCAGCTCCATTTGGGGACAGCGACCGGTGGCCGGTGACAGGGACATGGGAAGCCCCGACAAGCCTCCTGGGCACAAATGTGGCTGCAGCCTCCCAGCCCATATCCCCTCTCCTTGCCGGGCACTGGGGCCAAAGTACGGATGACTTCTGTCCCCCAGgcatctgtatttattttaagggcAGGATCACCCAAACCATGTTGGGTTTCAGCTCTGAAGGCCCCAGGGTGACGCGGAGGTGACGCCGGTACCCGGCAAAGGGCTGGCACCAATGTTGGCAGATGAGAGGTGATGGAGCATGGCTGGCACGAAGGGATCCGTGTCTCTGCCACCCCTCTGGGCGTCTTGGCTGCTTTTGGTGAGTGGGGAGAAGCTCTGACCTGATTTATTCCGACTTCCCAAGTCTTTGCCATGGCACAGCGGAGacagctgaaggagctgggcaACTGTGGACGCAGGGGCAGGTTTGGCCGGGGTCAAACCCCACTGCCTCGGCAGAGCAAAAGAGGTGGAAACACCCCGCGTGGGTCCCAGCAAAGTACCTCAGGATTCTTCCCAGGGCCTCGGAATGCTTCATTGCTCTATTAATTGCCATTAATGGCAGCAAACGGGGCAGCAGGCGCCCACCCGGACCTGGGTTAAACGCTGCCGAGAGAAGGGCTGTGCCGGCGCTGCAGGACCTGCCTTGCAAATCACCTGCAACAACATGCGCTGTCCTGGTCACCTCTTCTCAAAAATGATAGTGCAAAATTAATTAGAATTAATTAATCAGAAAAGGGTAATAAGGGTGATTAAGCAcctggggaaaaggaaaaaaaagtattcctgAAGAGCAATTGCAGCGCCGGTGATTACCTTGAAAGGGGGCGAGCGAgcgggagcaggaggagagtgTGCAGGGAAACAAATGGGCTGGAgaagggggtctggggggtgtTTTCTGTCTCGTCGCAGAAGGAATTACCAAGTGACTAGATTGAAACTGGTCAGAGGAAAAGCATTTCCCGGCAGCAGCGACCACGGGGAGGCAGCTGAGCCGAGGAGGGGAGCGGGTGGCTCTGCGGCGTggctggagctgttgctgctgccacGTTTTTGCAGACTTGGCTTTGCACAAACTGGCTCCGAGGCTGGACCCTTCCCCAGCAGAGAGTGGGACTCAATAGGGTGTCCTCGGTGGTGGCACCTTTTTCCCCAGCCCTTTGCTGGGCTCAGGAGTGTGGTGAGCTGAGGGACGGTCGACcgatttctttttcctctcttaattTTCAGCCACACTCTGTTgccttaataataataataataatataaaatcaAAGGGAACTTTCACAAGGAAAATTGGTCCCCGGTTCAAGGCAACTGCTGCAGGTTTCATTGTAACCTGAGGGTCCGACGTGGACCCCCAGCCGCAGGGACAGGACAGAAGAACTGTCCCCTTTCTGCCACTGCAAAAGGcctcagcagcagggaaagatgGAGGGGGTGGCTGGAGCTTAGTGGAAACAATGTTCAGGAGCCCCAGTGCAGTATggtgaaaaaaaaggagaaaaacgtCTTTTTTGGAGAAGCAGGGGGAGCAAATAGTGCACGCTCCCATGGGAAATAGGTGGCATGGATGGGACGCGGATGCCCATGGCCTGCTTGAAAACGCTGGTGGCAACCAGAGCGATGCAGCGGCCACTGGTGGGGTTTGGTCATTCAGGTGCCTGTGCCTGGGAGACGCTCACCCCCGTGCACCTCCCCAACCACCACCCCATCCCGGGAGCAGCCAGGCCCTGCTGCCCTGTGCTCAGTGTCCCCTCCGCAGTGACAGATGATCTCATTTCCTTAaaatctggaaagcaaaaggggGTAAAAGCAGTGCTCACTGCTCTCAGAGATGCTCTCGCTGCATCCCCAACTCCGCAGCCGACTAAACGTGTGTTCCCAGCCCCTGCCATCAGCCCCCGCCTTGGGTCGCTGCCGTCCCCGGTGCACTGGGGTCTTTTCACAGGGACTCGGGGCGCCTGGGTGCCCAAAATCTGTCCCAGAGTGACAGCTTCTTGCCCAAAGGTGGGGTCTCCCTTCGCTTTCCGCAGAGGCACTGTGGAAGGATGGTGAGGGGCTCTGGCACCGAGGCCACATCCCGGTTGTGTGATGGATTTTTGGATGGCCGTGGGGTGAGCAGCTCTGTTTTGGGGACAGGAAATCCTTGCTGGGGCCATTAGGGCATTTTGGGGTATAAGCGGGTGCTGGCTGGGTGGGAACGAACCCCTGCTTCCCCCGTGCCTGTGCAGTGTTGTCCCTGTTGCTGCTACCTTCTGACCGCTTTGGGTGATttcaagcagatttttttattcctacaGGTTTTGTGCAAgtccagggctgggggaaggtgaGGGAAGGACTCACCCCGTATTAGACACCAGAGAATCTACACCAGCCTCCTTTCCCCAGGGACGTGGCTGCAGCCAACCCAAATTTGTCACTTGTCCCCACTGCGATCCCTTTCCGAAGGCCTCGGGGGTCGCGGGTCCCCATCCACgggagtcgggggggggggtcggttGGGGGTACAGACGGGACACAACGGGGTGGGCTGTTGCTCCTCGACCGGAGACCACcacgggggggggcgggaggggggcagCTGCCCCGAAGGGGCCGGTCTCAGCCGCATGCCGGGCAATGCGGAGAGAGTCACAGCTGCGATGAGTCCGGCCGGCCTCAGCTCCCCGTGTTGGCGCGGCAGGACGGAGCCGGGCGGGACACGGGAGAATCGGAACCGGCGCCTGGGAACCGCGGGACCGGTGCCCACCCCCCgccacctctcccttccccgGGGCGCAGGGGGGGGGCGATGGATAAGTGAGGGGTCAGTGCCGGGGGGGGTGTTAGGAGCCCGGTGCGGGGCGGGTGGGGTGTCAGTGCCGGGGTGGGCGCAGGGGTATGTGCGGGGCCGGCTCCGGCTcttctccgccccccccccctccccggttcccgccgccccccccccccccccgccgaaCGCAGCGAACTTCCCGCGGCGGCGCCGGCGCAACGGCGGGACAACAGCGCCCCCGCGCGGCCGCGGCGGGACGGGACCGGCACCGGGACGAGGACAACGGCGGGATACGGacggggcagcagcagccagagccgGGGGTCGGGGGGCAAGCGGGCACAGCCGGACCCCGACAGCCCCTCGTCTGCCTTGTCCTGCTcacccccaccccgccgccCTGCCCCGGGTCCCGCCATCCCGGTGCCACGGCCGCCGGGCTCCCTGACCGCCCCACGGTGCCAGGctgaggggccgggggggggggggcccgctGGACCCCGCGGACAGCGCCGGGGTCGCACCGTGACACGGTACGGGGACACgtggggaagttggggggggggggcgccgaGCCCCGCACCGCGGCGAGGCGGGACCCTCCTGCCGCCCTGCGCCGCGCTCCTCCCCAGTGTATCCCAGTTCGTCCCAGTCCGCCCCACAGcggacacacacaccccccccccccccgcccccaccggGGCGCCCCCCCGCGGACAGCCGGTAGGAGAGCGGGAGAGGGCCCGCCCCCCCGAGGTGACCTCACGCTGACGTCACCGCGAGCGCCGCCGCCTGGTTGGTGCCCGCGGCCGCCCGTCAAGGAGAGGGCgggaggaagggggggtggggggacagagCGCGGCCGCCGGCTGAGgtaaccggggggggggggggtgaagctGGGGGTCGCGGCCGCCCGGCCTGAGGGAGCGGGTGGGACcgggcccccccgcccccggggccgCTCCGTACCCGCagcggtggggtgggggggccgggAGAGCTGCCGGGGTCGGattcgcccccccccccccccgcgacgggcagggctgcagcccgGAGGCCTGCGGGGCTCCCCACGCCGCAGCCCTGGAAcgcgggaggtgggggggaggggggtgtccccagccccgATGGGGGTGCCGGGGAAATGGTTGGTTTAGGCCTTGAACCAGGAACcgtcccctcccacccccccaccccccgggaTGGGACCCCACTGCCCCCCGTGGCGGTACACCCCTCCCCGGCTCGTCCTGGGGAAccctcctcccacccaccccctttCCCTGCCGCCCCCCCAGCCTTCAAACAGTCCCAGGGATTGGGGAATGGGCCCCACACTGGGGtgacccccacacacacaccccaaaataGGGGAGGGCTGGTGTGACCTTCTCCCAGCAGTGGGGCTGCAGGGCGAGCGCCTGCCTTCACCTGCCCCCACGtcagctggggagctgccacGTTTTGGGGCCTTTCGTGGCAGCGGGGAGCTGCCGGTACTGGGGTCTACACTGGTGGGTAGGGTCGTCCTGCTGGGTGCTCTCAGCCTGTGCCGGTGGCCTGTGACACCCTGAAAAACATCACCAGGGGGTCACCCAGCCGAACGTGGGGGCAAGGAAAGGGTGTCACTGCCAGGAGGGCGAACCAGGGTCCCAACCCATGAGATCAGCCAGCAGCATTGCTTAGAAGCGGGGCCGAAACCCTCCACACACTGGCTTCCCCCGTGGCATAGCCTCAACTCTTCTGAGCTATGGGGCAGCACCAGCTCCAGCCCCCCAACCACCCCAGAGGGTGCCTGCAGGGTTGGTGCAGCTCTTACCTCCAGCTCCCTGGGGCTGCGGTAGGCCTTGTTGCACGCTTGCGGGACCACAGGAGTGATTTGGGACTAAAATcccatcttttcttctcctagATCACTGCGCAGACTGGCTCCCGCCCTCACTGAGCCAAACTGGATTTCAACCGGTGATCTGTAAGGTGAGACGCTGCGTCCCCCTGCTCCGTCCCCGGGCTGTTCAAGACCACGCAGGGCCACCGAAACTGCCTAAGCTGCCATAGAAAAGGTTTTGTGTCTAATGGGATATTTGCCAGCAAATTCAAGCCACGAACactatatatttctttatttgtaaaGGTGTTTGAAGTCCTTGAATTTACCCTTCGGCCACCTTAAATCTAGTTTCTAATCCCCAGCGCAGTTAATCAAATCCACAGTGGCTTGAATTATGAGATGTCTGGGGGGGATTTATAGCTTGTATTGCTGATTATACCTTGACTTTATTATATTGCAAATATCTAACTTATGGTCACGGCTGAGATTTACAATCCTCAGGTAGGTGCTTAGGATAACTTTTAGCAACTCCACATGTAATTGGAGGTGACTGATGGGGCTGTCACCACAGATAAACATGTAATCTGTAAAACGTTAAGACAGGGGAAGAAGTGGCAGAGTAGGTGAAAAGGGTGGgtcagtcttaaaaaaaaaaaaaaaatatataactgGGTGTACTGCTGAGCAAGGCTCCGGGATGCCTGGTCTGGCTGAGGCATTCCTGCCCAAGAAGGGATTTTGGGCTTGTTGATCTCCAGAAAATACCAGAATTTAGATCTTTGTTCCTTCTTGCTCTCAGCTGAAGGTTTTTAGGGTTTGAAATagtcctggggagggggaaggggtgATAAATAGAAGTTGGGGTATTCATAGAGCTGATGCCTGCCTCCCCAATTGGGGGGGACTTGGCACCTGCGGCTCTTTCAGACCTGACTGGTGGTTTCTCCCCTGTCTTGGAGGAGCAGCGAGTCCTGCGCGGGCACGTGCCCCTCAGCCAGCATGACAAGCGAGGTGGTGGAGAATGAGTTTGAGTTTTACTCCAAAGCAGAGAAGTACTGGAAGGATGTGCCCGCCACGGTGGATGGCATGCTGGGAGGCTATGGCCACATCTCCAGCATCGATATCAACAGCTCCAGGAAGTTCCTGCAGAGGTTTCTGCGGGTAGGTGGCACGGTCTGTCATGCTCCCAAAGGCCCATCCTTctcccagcacagagctgggctCTTCCTTCTGAGTTGCTCCATGGGATCCTCTGTTGCGTGTGTGCTGGGAAAGCTTTGCCCTGCAGTGGGTCCCCAATACCCCAGTCTTGTCCACATGGTTGCCCCATTTCTCCTCTGTGGGTACCTCACAGTGGATTCAGCCCCTCATGGTTGTTGTTCCAGGATGGCCCCAACCGGACAGGGACAACCCGTGCTCTGGACTGTGGGGCGGGCATTGGCCGGATCACCaagcggctgctgctgcccctctTCAAGACGGTGGACATGGTGGACGTGACGGAGGACTTCCTCACCAAGGCCAAGAGCTAcctgggagaggagggcaggcGGGTGCGCAACTACTTCTGCTGCGGCCTCCAGGACTTCAGCCCGGAGCCAAACTCCTACGACGTCATCTGGATCCAGTGGGTCATTGGTGAGGGTTGCTTTGCTTGTGGGGTCTCGCCAGCCTGTCCTCCATCCAGCTTCCCCCAAGGGGCAGGTGCCCCACGCACTGGGGAGAGCTTTGGGCAGGAGAGCTTGAGGTCTGCATTAAAGATGAGCATCACAGCACGGGTGGGAAGCCGAGTTGGGGACCTACCCTCCGTAGGCACTACAAGGGCATTGCACTATGGAGTCTTTTCCCCCCAAGCCCTTGGAGGCCAGGGCAGAGGTGGGGGTTGGATAGAGCCTGTGGGACACAAGTTGGAAACCTCCAAACTAAAGCTTTCACCTGCAAACGGCTCCAGTATTTGGCCACCTGGATCCCAACTGCAACCTCCCagtctcctcccctcctcctgtgCCCATCCCCCCATGCCCTCTAACcccccctgctctgcccctccaGGACATCTCACTGACAACCACCTCTCCGACTTCCTGAAGCGTTGCCGTGCTGGCCTGCGGCCCAACGGCATCGTGGTCATCAAGGACAACATGGCTCAGGAGGGCGTGATCATGGACGATGTGGACAGCAGCGTCTGCCGGGACCTGGACGTGGTCCGTAAGATCATCCGCCGAGCTGGGCTGCACCTCCTGGCCGAGGAGCGCCAGGAGAACTTCCCCGATGAGATCTACCACGTCTACACCTTCGCCATGAGATGAGGGCGGCCGGCGGTGGGAGAAGGTCTCTCCAGGGCCAGCTCAGAGCACGGGCCAGCACGGTGGTTCCTGCCAGGGCCGGGAGGGGTGAGGACCGTGCCTTCACTGCAGGGTGGCGGAAGGCAGCGAGGGTGTCACGACTCCCTCTCTCTGGGGCTGGTGGCAAGGATGGGGCTTTGTCTTCCaagttgctgctgtttgtgaaaAGAGGTGTTTGCCAAATacattttcctgctgttgcACTTCCGCACGCGGGCTTTGTCGGATGCAGCGTTGGCTTGATGCCACCTTTGGGGGCTCTGTACAGGAGCAAGAGGCCTGCTCTGTGGGCACCAGCAGGTTGCTGACCGCAGTCACACACGGCTCCTGTTAGTGAGCAGGAGCTCAGAGCACCTCTGTGAGGGTCTGGGCTCCCTTCCTTGCTTGGGTGTTTGACCCTTGCCCACTCTTGaacttgctgctgttcacagcAACAAGCTGGGCAAGGCAAATGGGAGAAACCTCTGCCATTTCCCTGGGGTGGGTTGGGGAGGCAACACCAGGTTCTGGGACTTCATGCAGGCCTCTCCTTTAAACCCAGGAGCAGGTCTCCCACACGTGCAGAAAAAAGGGAGGTGGATGCAATCCTGGGTCCCCCACATCCTCCTCCAGGGATAGGGGTAACTCAGACAAAGCCCTGCAACCCTGGGAGAGAGCTGGTGTGCTCTGGGCATTAATGGGGAACCTGCTCTGAACTGcccccgaccccccccagcccactaGCGCAGACTCACATAATGCCCAGCACCTCCCGCTCAAACGCTGCGACACTACAGCTGCTCTCCCAACACCCCACACCATCACCCGGCTTTGAACACTCCCATCTCCTCCTTGGCCATAACCATGTCGTATTGCCCAACTCCGGCCACTGGCTTGTGCCAACCTAAGCCAACACAACTTGGCCAACACTGGCACAACTGTTTGCCAGGTGGGTGAGCCAACAGGCAGACCCCAACTGCAGCCTGTCCCTCTAGCCAAGCTCACACGTGATTCCACCCATTCCTGCAGAGCCATCTCCTCCACCCCATCCctcctgcagaagaaacaagCCCCTTGCCGTTATTACAAAAGGCCTCATTTAATTGCTCATTTCCCATTCCAGACACCAGGGGAATATTTGatcacattattattattatttttaaacatcaatTCATCAAGATGTATAGCTCCAGTTCCACAGGGTGGGAGAAGGTAAAACTGAGATGCTGCCAGGAAGGCAATGGGGGAAAGATAACCCTTCTGCAGCTAAACTGCCAGTGGATCCCAGATCCTCCTGCTATAAACTGTACCTACTcagaatagggtttttttcctcttttcatcttcttctgCATCTGTCCCCCAtgacaaacaaaacccaaaacaacaaaaacgTGGGGGGCTCAGTCCTGTGGCCAGTCTTTGGCATGTCACGAGGAAGCAGATGCCTAGAAGGGGAGACACAGACAGCTGTGGCAAGGCTGGGACACAGGACCTCCAGAGTTTGGAGCTTCCAGTAGCAGCTTGGAAAGAAAACCCCGAGTCCTGCTGCAACTTCTTGTTCCTGGGAAGGAGGCACTGGAGACCAACGTCCTGGGAACAGACAGCAAGGGAAAGAGCAAAGGAACAGGGAGGGAGGCACAAGGCTCTCAGCAGAATTAACTGCCTGTTCCTCATCCTTGCACAGGGAAAGCACCACAAAGTTGAGAAACATCCATTTGTCTGTTTTAGAGCCCAGCACCTCCGAGATGTCCTTGGACAGTCCTCCGTGCTGGGAGGATGGGGTTCTCCCAGCAGAAACTCAGAGggtgcagcacagccagccaccgctgccagccctgctctccttcACCCTCGCCCCTGGTTTCAGAAGCTCACGTGAGCGAGGAAGGCATCCACATCCACAGGGAGATGCTGGACCTGCCTCCACCACAGCTGCTCCCACCACCAGGACAAGAGGCaggaaaccaggacactgatgCCAGCACTCTCCTAGCACAGGGAacacctcccagcaccccaaggCATCTCACAACTCCACCGGTCGCCTAAGGCACTGCTTCACCCACCCCAGACCTGGCAGGGCTGCAAAGAGAAGGGACAAGCTGCCTGTCCAGTCACACCACTccagctgccccacagcctgcCAGGACTTTTCTTAAAATCCACACAAACCAGCCCTCTGCCCAAGTATCCGGGTCCCCAATGTCCAGGGGCTTTCTTCAGCCCCAGGGAGCcacagggctctgcctgcctccccaCAACGTGCCCCAGAGCAATGAGGCCTCCACAGACGTGCACGTGGCATCATGCCCAAAAAAGCAtaccccccaaaacacagcacagaggGACACTGTGGGCAGCACTGGCCAAGCCATGGGCATGTGGACAGCAACACCTCttgcagcagagaaaactgGCCCAGAGCAGAGATGTGGTGGCTGTAGGAGCACCACAACTGTGGAGGGAGGACAGAGAGAGGCATTAGTCAGGCTCAGAGGTCCTCGTGCCCAGCAGCAGTGTGGTCAATGAGGAGGTACCACTTCAGCCTGTCTGGAAGAGGTAGAGCCTTGATTTTAACATCTACTGGCCACGGTTTAAGGCGCTGCCGAATAAACACCCTGCAGAGATGTTTCAATGCCTGTGGGGAGCGCTCCAGCTGCTTCAGAGAGCAGAAGAGAGTCCTGATCTTCTCCCCATGGTACCTACAGCTG
Protein-coding sequences here:
- the NTMT1 gene encoding N-terminal Xaa-Pro-Lys N-methyltransferase 1, whose translation is MTSEVVENEFEFYSKAEKYWKDVPATVDGMLGGYGHISSIDINSSRKFLQRFLRDGPNRTGTTRALDCGAGIGRITKRLLLPLFKTVDMVDVTEDFLTKAKSYLGEEGRRVRNYFCCGLQDFSPEPNSYDVIWIQWVIGHLTDNHLSDFLKRCRAGLRPNGIVVIKDNMAQEGVIMDDVDSSVCRDLDVVRKIIRRAGLHLLAEERQENFPDEIYHVYTFAMR